A stretch of DNA from Rhodothermaceae bacterium:
AAAACCGAACGAATTAAGAACAAACTGAGTCTCAGGTGTCATTTTGAAAAATTGAAGTGATTCCAGAATTATACAAAATAAAAATGGGAATCAGCACAACAAAGTCGAGCCGGGGGAAAGTGGTACTATGGGCCACGGCGATGGGCACCTCGACATTGAGGGACTCCCAAGATTCGAGGCCACGTTTCGCGGGCTCAGCGTTTACGTCAGCCAATACCTTCGGGTAGTGGGCGAAATCGCCACCGAGCTGATCGAGAATATTAAATGGAAGGCCTTCGGTCGGTGTCAACAAAATGTGATGTCTCTCCTTCACCCATGAGAAGACTCATTGCATGCGCCAGACAACCAAAAACTCAGGGCGGAACTCATTCTGACCGTCAACTCCTAGTTTGTTTGACCAGTACTGAAGCTCAACTCCCATGTGGAGCCAGCCTGGCGACTTAAACAGATTCCCCACATCCCATACCAGCTGTGGCTGCGCCAGAATCCAGGCCTCAATCGTCCCTGTGTCATACTCGAGTTCTACTGAACTGATGTACTCGGCATGTCCCATGAACGAAAAAGACTGGCTTCCAATATTGAATACCTTGAGCCAACTGATATCAAACATGAATCCGGCATCATGTCGTGTTCCGTCGCTATAATCCACGATTGCGGCGAAATCCGTATTCACGAATATAAATCCAGGGATATTCCACGAAAGCTGCACACCAGGTAGAAACTTGAGAACGTTGACATCTCCATCAAAGTTCAAGCCACCAACCGCAGAAACATCTACAATGGGCCCCATCTTGATGTCCTGACCAAAGAGCTTGCTGAAGCTCAAGGATGGATACCATTCTCCATAAAAATCTCTATCGTTAAATCCATCATTCTCCACGTCATCCAAAAAATCAATGAAGAAAAAAGTCCTCCCCAGCTTCCAGCTACCTGCATGCTGGAACGTGAGGATATTTGT
This window harbors:
- a CDS encoding nucleoside-binding protein, translated to MNQKGLLAGILALTVFIGLQPLSASAQMEFQYQRGSLLNPFSGRHHATNILTFQHAGSWKLGRTFFFIDFLDDVENDGFNDRDFYGEWYPSLSFSKLFGQDIKMGPIVDVSAVGGLNFDGDVNVLKFLPGVQLSWNIPGFIFVNTDFAAIVDYSDGTRHDAGFMFDISWLKVFNIGSQSFSFMGHAEYISSVELEYDTGTIEAWILAQPQLVWDVGNLFKSPGWLHMGVELQYWSNKLGVDGQNEFRPEFLVVWRMQ